The following proteins come from a genomic window of Maylandia zebra isolate NMK-2024a linkage group LG22, Mzebra_GT3a, whole genome shotgun sequence:
- the LOC101484307 gene encoding transcription and mRNA export factor ENY2-2, with protein MSKDSQMRAAINQKLIEMGERERLKELLRAKLVECGWKDQLKAHCKDVIREKGLEHVTVEDLVTEVTPKGRALVPDSVKKELLQRIRAFLAQHATL; from the exons ATGAGCAAAGATTCCCAGATGAGGGCTGCAATAAATCAGAAGCTGATAGAGATGGGGGAACGGGAGCG GTTGAAAGAGTTGCTCAGAGCGAAGCTGGTGGAGTGTGGGTGGAAGGATCAGCTGAAAGCACACTGCAAAG ATGTGATCAGAGAAAAGGGCCTGGAGCATGTCACAGTGGAGGACCTGGTCACAGAGGTCACACCAAAAGGCAGAG CACTTGTACCAGACAGTGTGAAGAAAGAACTCCTCCAGAGAATCAGAGCTTTTTTAGCTCAACATGCAACCTTGTGA